Below is a window of Micromonospora chersina DNA.
CTGGGTGGCCGAGTTGGCCCGGACCAGCGTCGCGGTGTCGGTGGGCAGGCGGGGGTTGAGGTTCTGGATCAGCGGCGTGACCTTGTCGGTGATCGGCTGCGCGGCCGGGACGAGCCGTCCCGGGTTCCGCAGGTTGCGGGCGCCGCTGACCACGAAGATGCCGCTCAACATGACGCGGGCGAGGGAGCGCACGGGCTTCATGGCTCAGTCATACCCCGTCGCGGCGCTCGGCACCCCTGCAACACCCGAAAGGGATCGGCCGACGTGGACGTCCGCGCGGTATTGATTTCAGCGACCGTCGCGGATGGACGGCCTCCGCGCGGTAAGGTCGCGCGGGTGACGACCCTGCGACTCCGACCGGAGGACCCGGCAGACGAGGCGCCGGTCGCCCGGGTGCTGGCCGCCGCGTTCGCCCGCCCCGAGGTGACCACCCCGCCCGAGGTGGGGCTGGTCGAGGACCTGCGGCGCAGCGACGCCTGGATCCCGGAGCTGGCCATGGTCGCCGAGTACGGCGGCGAGGTGGTGGGCTACGCGCTGCTCACCCGGGTGCGGGTGCGCACCGACGGCGGCACCTGGCCCGCGCTGGCGCTCGGCCCGGTGGCGGTCGCCCCGCACCGGCAGCGGATCGGGCACGGCGCGGCCGTGGTGCAGGCCGCCCTCGACGCCGCGACCGAACTGGGCGAGCGGCTGGTGGTGGTGCTGGGCGACCCGGCG
It encodes the following:
- a CDS encoding GNAT family N-acetyltransferase, which translates into the protein MTTLRLRPEDPADEAPVARVLAAAFARPEVTTPPEVGLVEDLRRSDAWIPELAMVAEYGGEVVGYALLTRVRVRTDGGTWPALALGPVAVAPHRQRIGHGAAVVQAALDAATELGERLVVVLGDPAYYRRFGFGPADRLGLTSPWSGLGEPWQALVLPPSTSDEPPPPSGEVVFPAPWSKV